A part of Chitinimonas koreensis genomic DNA contains:
- a CDS encoding beta-ketoacyl-ACP synthase III: protein MHQAVITGTGLFTPPDVVTNAELVASFNEYIRRWNDDHADAIARGEIEARAESSVEFIEKASGIKQRHVLDREGILDPERMCPRIAPRANEELSVMAEMAVAAARQALERAGRTAAEVDGVICAASNMPRAYPALAIEVQAALGIGGWAFDMNVACSSATFGIEQAANAVRSGGAGVVLMINPEVCSAHLEWRDRDCHFIFGDVATAVVVERAADARVAGYEILGTRLATVFSNNIRNNAGFLNRCEDKTGDLRDKLFVQEGRKVFKEVCPMVAEHIAGHLAALELAPAQVKRFWLHQANLGMNQLIARRLLEREPTAEEAPVILDRYANTSSAGSIIAFHLHGDLAPGEVGVISSFGAGYSVGSVVVRKQ from the coding sequence ATGCATCAAGCCGTCATCACCGGCACCGGGCTGTTCACGCCGCCGGACGTCGTCACCAACGCCGAACTGGTGGCGAGCTTCAACGAATACATCCGCCGCTGGAACGACGACCACGCCGACGCCATCGCCCGCGGCGAAATCGAGGCGCGGGCCGAGAGTTCGGTCGAGTTCATCGAGAAGGCCTCGGGCATCAAGCAGCGCCACGTGCTCGACCGCGAGGGCATCCTCGACCCCGAGCGCATGTGCCCGCGCATCGCGCCGCGCGCCAACGAGGAGCTGTCGGTGATGGCCGAGATGGCCGTGGCCGCCGCGCGCCAGGCGCTCGAGCGGGCCGGCCGCACGGCGGCCGAGGTCGACGGCGTGATCTGCGCCGCCAGCAACATGCCGCGCGCCTACCCGGCGCTGGCGATCGAGGTGCAGGCCGCGCTCGGCATCGGCGGCTGGGCCTTCGACATGAACGTGGCCTGCTCCTCGGCCACCTTCGGCATCGAGCAGGCCGCCAACGCGGTTCGCAGCGGCGGCGCCGGCGTGGTGCTGATGATCAATCCGGAAGTCTGCTCGGCCCACCTCGAGTGGCGCGACCGCGACTGCCACTTCATCTTCGGCGACGTCGCCACCGCGGTGGTGGTCGAGCGCGCCGCCGACGCGCGCGTGGCCGGCTACGAGATCCTCGGCACCCGACTCGCCACGGTGTTCTCCAACAACATCCGCAACAACGCCGGCTTCCTCAACCGCTGCGAGGACAAGACCGGCGACCTGCGCGACAAGCTGTTCGTGCAGGAGGGCCGCAAGGTGTTCAAGGAAGTCTGCCCGATGGTGGCCGAGCACATCGCCGGCCACCTGGCCGCGCTCGAGCTGGCGCCGGCGCAGGTGAAGCGCTTCTGGCTGCACCAGGCCAACCTCGGCATGAACCAGCTGATCGCCCGCCGCCTGCTCGAACGCGAGCCGACGGCGGAAGAAGCGCCGGTGATCCTCGACCGCTACGCCAATACCTCGAGCGCCGGCTCGATCATCGCCTTCCACCTGCACGGCGATCTCGCGCCGGGCGAAGTCGGGGTGATCTCGAGTTTCGGCGCCGGCTACTCGGTCGGCAGCGTTGTAGTTAGGAAACAGTAG